In Runella sp. SP2, the genomic window TTAGTCCACTACTTTTTCGCTATACCATCGACAATCAAATTGCCTCGGGCGACTACAACGGTCTGGCCATGATGCTGGCTGTCATGGTAGGTTTATTGTTTTTTCAAGCCATTATTCAGTTCATTCATACCTACTTAGCAGGCTGGTTGGGTCAAAATATCATTCGCGACATTCGGGTGCAGTTGTACGAAAAAATTCTTCGCCTTCGGCTCAAGTTTTTTGACCAAACACCGATTGGACGCTTGGTGACACGTACGGTGTCGGACGTTGAAACACTTTCGGATGTTTTCAGCGACGGCATGGCGGCCGTAGCGGGCGATATTTTGCAATTGGTACTGATCATCGGCGTCATGTTTTATACCGATTGGCGTTTATCCTTGATAAGTTTGGCCACCGTACCGTTTATGTTGATAAGTACGTACATTTTTAAGGAAAAAATCAAAGACTCATTCAACGAGGTACGAACGGCGGTTTCTAACCTCAATGCCTTTGTTCAAGAACACATTACGGGCATGAACATCGTGCAGATTTTCAGCGCGGAAAAAATCGAATTAGATAAATTCCAAAAAATCAATACCATCCACCGCGACGCTCATATTCGTTCTATTTGGTACTATTCGGTCTATTATCCTGTTGCTGACGTGATTGCCGCCGCCGCTACGGGCTTGATTGTGTGGTACGGTGCGCGCGAAATTCTCCATGATGACATTACTTTCGGCACGGTTACGGCATTTATCATGTTTACCAACCTGTTTTTCAGGCCCATACGAATGCTCGCCGACCGTTTTAATACCCTCCAAATGGGAATTGTAAGTACCGACCGTATTCTCAAATTGCTTGATAGCGACGATTATACAGTCAACAATGGTACATACGCCCCTACCCAACTTCGCGGTGAAGTATCGTTTAAAAACGTGTGGTTTGCCTACAACGAAGAAGAATACGTTCTTAAAGACATTTCGTTCGACGTACAGGCAGGCCAAACCGTCGCCTTTGTAGGGGCAACGGGAGCAGGCAAATCGTCGGTAATTAATTTGTTGAGCCGTTTTTATGATATAAACAAAGGCGAAATATTGGTAGATGGCGTAGAGATTCACCAGTACGAATTGGGGGCATTGCGTCACAATATCGGTGTAGTGCTACAAGATGTATTTTTGTTTTCGGATACCATTCACAACAACATTACCCTCGGTAACCCCGACATCAGTCGCGCCCAAATCATTGAAGCCGCCCAACTCGTTGGCGCGCACGACTTCATTGAGCGACTTCCTGGTGGCTACGACTATAACGTCATGGAACGCGGTGCAACGCTTTCGGTGGGGCAGCGGCAGTTGATTTCGTTTGTACGGGCGTTGGTACACGACCCCAAAATCATTGTGTTGGATGAAGCTACCTCGTCGGTCGATACCGAGACTGAGGAATTGATTCAAAATGCCATTGAGAAGCTCATGAAAGGCCGCACGGCCATCGTGATTGCCCACCGCCTTAGCACAATTCAGAAAGCCAACCAAATCATTGTGCTTGACAAAGGCCAAATCAAAGAAAAAGGCACGCATGACGAACTCCTTGAACACGACGGTTTTTATGCAAATCTCTATCGGATGCAGTACAAAGAAGTAGTAGGATAATTTGAACCTCATATCCCACTAATTTCATTATTTACCCGCAGACTTTCGCAGATTTAACTCGCAGATTTCGCAGAAAAAGGGCTCAATGAAGGAATTCATCTGCGCTTTCTGCGGCTCTAAATCAGCGCCAATCTGCGGGTAAAACTATAATCCTCAAATTAAATTTAAAACGGTAACGCAACCCGCTTGATTCTTTGTCCGTATTGTAAGTAAACCATTAAACGATTACTTACATCTATGAACAAGTCA contains:
- a CDS encoding ABC transporter ATP-binding protein, which codes for MNEEKKSGQIFDLPTLRRLFTFVKPYQKQFYTLVTLILVSAALSPLSPLLFRYTIDNQIASGDYNGLAMMLAVMVGLLFFQAIIQFIHTYLAGWLGQNIIRDIRVQLYEKILRLRLKFFDQTPIGRLVTRTVSDVETLSDVFSDGMAAVAGDILQLVLIIGVMFYTDWRLSLISLATVPFMLISTYIFKEKIKDSFNEVRTAVSNLNAFVQEHITGMNIVQIFSAEKIELDKFQKINTIHRDAHIRSIWYYSVYYPVADVIAAAATGLIVWYGAREILHDDITFGTVTAFIMFTNLFFRPIRMLADRFNTLQMGIVSTDRILKLLDSDDYTVNNGTYAPTQLRGEVSFKNVWFAYNEEEYVLKDISFDVQAGQTVAFVGATGAGKSSVINLLSRFYDINKGEILVDGVEIHQYELGALRHNIGVVLQDVFLFSDTIHNNITLGNPDISRAQIIEAAQLVGAHDFIERLPGGYDYNVMERGATLSVGQRQLISFVRALVHDPKIIVLDEATSSVDTETEELIQNAIEKLMKGRTAIVIAHRLSTIQKANQIIVLDKGQIKEKGTHDELLEHDGFYANLYRMQYKEVVG